One Algibacter sp. L3A6 genomic region harbors:
- a CDS encoding alpha/beta hydrolase family protein, translating into MKKLFTICFLFTGMWIFSQENVTYQKPSKEILELLEAPLAPYIRIDSKGENMIFLHRSSFKSIETLSEKEMRLGGLRINPKTNISSRQRYYNNIDIRLGRKGKETRVENLPENARFANFSWSPNQKMMAFTNTTLNGVELWVLDIETKSAKKITKDNLNANTGIPFYWFKDNNSLLIKTLSEEKEDLIDTRTAVPTGPTVSVSEAGKKAQNRTYQDLLKNKTDEHNFEQLVRSDLRKVDLEGNQTPWMKTDMYRSISFSPDGNYIMITTIEKPFSYLVTYSRFPSKSNVYDTDANLIKTVLEVPLIEDLPKGFMSVRKGKRRISWRDDKPATLTWAEALDEGDAEKEVAYRDEVFQMDAPFTGKAKSVAKTINRFSGIEWGNETTAIVYDYWWNTRNTKAYLINPSNPNTKPVVLFDRNYQDTYSDPGEFVTKKNEYGRYTIDVSNGNAYLIGDGYSAKGKFPFVDKINLKSKKTTRLYQSALKDKVEGISMALDINKGEILVRIESKNEYPNYYIRNIKKKIALQPLTQFENPFKSIQNVSKELIKYKREDGLELSGTLYLPTNYEPGKKYPMIMWAYPEEFKDKSSAGQNTKNSNEFTHLYYGSPIYWVTKGYVVLNDASFPIVGEGDEEPNDTFIKQLVSNAKAAIDAVDEMGYIDRKKVAVGGHSYGAFMTANLLSHSNLFAAGIARSGAYNRTLTPFGFQSEERNYWEAPEIYNKMSPFMQANSMKTPLLLIHGQADNNSGTYPLQSERYFNALKGLGAPVRLVMLPKESHGYAAKESIMHMLWEQDQWLEKYLKN; encoded by the coding sequence ATGAAAAAACTTTTTACTATTTGTTTCCTTTTTACGGGAATGTGGATTTTCTCCCAAGAAAATGTAACGTACCAAAAACCTTCTAAAGAAATTTTAGAACTTTTAGAAGCTCCATTAGCACCTTATATTAGAATTGATAGTAAAGGTGAAAATATGATTTTCTTGCACCGAAGCAGCTTTAAAAGTATTGAAACGCTTTCTGAAAAAGAAATGCGCCTTGGTGGTTTAAGGATTAACCCTAAAACAAATATTAGTAGCAGACAGCGTTATTACAACAATATAGATATTCGTTTAGGAAGAAAAGGGAAAGAAACCCGAGTAGAAAACCTGCCAGAAAACGCGCGTTTCGCAAATTTCTCTTGGTCTCCGAACCAAAAAATGATGGCCTTTACAAACACCACTCTAAACGGTGTAGAACTTTGGGTTTTAGACATTGAAACTAAATCGGCAAAAAAAATAACAAAAGATAACCTAAACGCAAATACCGGTATTCCTTTTTATTGGTTTAAGGACAACAACTCTTTATTGATAAAAACCTTATCGGAAGAAAAAGAAGACCTGATTGACACAAGAACAGCCGTACCAACTGGCCCTACTGTTTCCGTAAGTGAAGCCGGGAAAAAAGCGCAAAATAGAACATACCAAGATTTGTTAAAAAACAAAACAGACGAGCATAATTTCGAACAATTGGTGCGGTCAGATTTACGTAAAGTAGATTTAGAGGGTAACCAAACGCCTTGGATGAAAACAGATATGTATAGAAGTATTTCTTTTTCTCCTGACGGAAACTACATCATGATTACAACTATAGAAAAACCATTTTCTTATTTAGTTACTTATTCTAGATTCCCTTCAAAAAGCAATGTTTATGATACAGATGCTAACCTAATTAAAACCGTTTTGGAAGTGCCATTAATTGAAGATTTACCAAAAGGTTTTATGTCTGTTAGAAAAGGTAAACGCAGAATTTCTTGGAGAGATGATAAACCTGCAACACTTACTTGGGCAGAAGCCTTAGATGAAGGTGATGCAGAAAAAGAAGTGGCTTACAGAGACGAAGTTTTTCAAATGGATGCACCTTTTACAGGAAAAGCCAAATCTGTTGCTAAAACAATTAATAGATTTAGCGGAATTGAATGGGGTAATGAAACTACGGCTATAGTTTATGATTACTGGTGGAATACTAGAAATACAAAAGCATATTTAATTAACCCATCTAACCCTAACACAAAACCTGTAGTTCTTTTTGATAGAAACTACCAAGATACTTATAGCGATCCTGGTGAGTTTGTTACTAAAAAGAATGAATATGGACGATACACTATTGATGTTAGTAATGGTAATGCCTATTTAATTGGTGATGGTTATAGCGCTAAAGGAAAATTTCCTTTTGTAGATAAAATCAATTTAAAATCGAAAAAAACAACCAGACTTTATCAATCAGCTTTAAAAGACAAAGTTGAAGGTATTTCTATGGCATTAGACATAAACAAAGGTGAAATTTTAGTAAGAATTGAATCTAAAAATGAATACCCTAATTATTACATCCGTAATATAAAAAAGAAAATAGCTCTACAACCGTTAACACAATTTGAGAATCCTTTTAAAAGTATACAAAACGTATCTAAAGAACTTATTAAATACAAACGTGAAGATGGATTAGAACTTTCTGGCACACTCTATTTACCAACCAACTATGAGCCTGGCAAAAAATACCCAATGATTATGTGGGCTTACCCAGAAGAGTTTAAAGATAAAAGTAGCGCAGGTCAAAACACAAAAAATTCAAATGAATTTACACACTTGTATTATGGTTCACCTATCTATTGGGTTACTAAGGGTTATGTTGTTTTAAACGATGCCTCTTTCCCTATAGTTGGAGAAGGTGACGAAGAACCTAATGATACGTTTATTAAACAATTAGTGTCAAATGCTAAAGCAGCCATAGATGCAGTAGATGAAATGGGATACATAGACCGTAAAAAAGTGGCTGTAGGCGGACACTCTTATGGTGCTTTTATGACGGCCAATTTATTATCACATTCTAATTTATTTGCAGCTGGTATTGCTAGAAGTGGTGCTTACAATAGAACCTTAACTCCTTTTGGTTTTCAAAGTGAAGAACGTAACTATTGGGAAGCTCCAGAAATCTACAATAAAATGTCTCCTTTTATGCAAGCAAACTCCATGAAAACACCTTTACTTTTAATTCACGGTCAAGCCGACAATAATTCGGGCACTTACCCTTTACAAAGTGAGCGCTACTTTAACGCTCTAAAAGGTTTAGGAGCTCCTGTTAGATTAGTGATGCTACCTAAAGAAAGTCATGGTTATGCCGCTAAAGAGTCTATAATGCATATGCTTTGGGAGCAAGACCAATGGCTAGAGAAATATCTAAAAAATTAA
- a CDS encoding RNA polymerase sigma factor, whose product MNKELEHSFVELLEKHQNIAHKICRLYTNNYDAHNDLFQEITIQLWRAYPKFRGDAKFSTWMYRVALNTAITLYRKSKRTINTQDFEGVAFKIKAEDYDDTEEQQLKVLYKAVHQLNDIEKALVFLYLEDKDYREISTTLGISEVNARVKMNRIKTKLKTILNP is encoded by the coding sequence TTGAATAAAGAACTAGAACATAGTTTTGTAGAATTGCTAGAAAAGCATCAGAATATTGCGCACAAAATTTGTCGTTTGTATACCAATAACTATGATGCCCATAACGATTTATTTCAGGAAATAACCATCCAGTTATGGCGGGCGTACCCCAAATTTCGAGGCGATGCAAAATTTAGTACATGGATGTACCGCGTGGCTTTAAACACGGCTATCACCTTATACCGAAAATCTAAACGTACCATTAACACGCAAGATTTTGAAGGTGTAGCATTTAAAATAAAAGCCGAAGATTACGACGATACCGAAGAACAACAATTAAAAGTGCTTTACAAAGCTGTACACCAGCTTAACGACATTGAAAAAGCGTTAGTTTTCTTGTATTTAGAAGACAAAGACTATAGAGAAATAAGTACCACACTAGGAATAAGTGAAGTGAATGCCAGAGTGAAAATGAACAGAATAAAAACAAAACTTAAAACTATACTAAATCCGTAA
- a CDS encoding 3-oxoacyl-ACP synthase III family protein, with the protein MYNSKIIGLGKYLPENVVTNDDLSKIMETNDAWIQERTGIKERRWIKDGTEDTSAVMGAKAAKIAIERSGLTNDDIDFIVFATLSPDYYFPGCGVQIQDMLDMPTIGALDVRNQCSGFVYAISVADQFIKTGMYKNILVIGAEYHSNGLDKTTRGRSVSVIFGDGAGACVLSREEDNNKGILSTHLHSQGKYADKLIVESPSIGHWVPELKEAGDDDTSYFPYMDGQFVFKNAVVRFSEVIMEGLAKNNMQKEDIDMLIPHQANLRIAQFIQKKFGLTDDQVFNNIEKYGNTTAASVIIALTEAWEEGKIKEGDNVVLAAFGSGFTWASAIIKW; encoded by the coding sequence ATGTACAACTCAAAAATAATAGGTTTAGGAAAATACCTTCCTGAAAACGTGGTGACAAACGACGATTTGTCAAAAATTATGGAGACCAATGATGCTTGGATTCAGGAACGAACCGGTATAAAAGAACGCCGTTGGATAAAAGATGGCACCGAAGATACCTCGGCTGTTATGGGAGCAAAAGCTGCAAAAATTGCCATAGAACGTTCTGGTCTTACCAATGACGATATCGATTTTATAGTGTTTGCAACCCTAAGTCCAGATTATTACTTCCCGGGGTGTGGCGTGCAAATACAAGATATGCTAGATATGCCAACCATTGGAGCGCTAGATGTGCGTAACCAATGTTCTGGTTTTGTTTATGCTATTTCTGTAGCCGATCAATTTATAAAAACCGGTATGTACAAAAACATACTAGTTATAGGAGCCGAATATCACAGTAACGGACTAGATAAAACAACGCGAGGCCGTAGCGTAAGTGTTATTTTTGGAGATGGAGCAGGAGCCTGCGTGTTATCTCGCGAAGAAGATAACAACAAAGGGATTCTATCTACGCACCTGCATAGCCAAGGTAAATATGCCGATAAACTTATTGTAGAATCACCAAGTATTGGGCATTGGGTTCCGGAGCTAAAAGAAGCCGGAGACGATGATACCTCGTATTTCCCATATATGGATGGTCAATTTGTTTTTAAAAATGCCGTAGTGCGTTTCAGTGAGGTAATCATGGAAGGTTTGGCGAAAAACAATATGCAAAAAGAAGATATCGATATGTTAATTCCGCATCAAGCCAATTTGCGTATCGCGCAGTTTATTCAGAAAAAATTTGGATTAACCGACGATCAAGTCTTTAATAATATTGAAAAATACGGAAACACAACAGCCGCATCTGTAATTATTGCCCTAACCGAAGCATGGGAAGAAGGTAAAATAAAAGAAGGCGATAATGTTGTTTTAGCTGCTTTCGGTAGTGGCTTTACATGGGCAAGTGCCATCATAAAATGGTAA
- the htpG gene encoding molecular chaperone HtpG, which produces MTKGSINVSVENIFPLIKKFLYSDHEIFLRELISNGTDATLKLKHLTSIGESKAEYGNPKIEVKIDKEGKKLHIIDQGLGMSADEVEKYINQVAFSGAEEFLDKYKDSAKDSGIIGHFGLGFYSAFMVAEKVEIITKSHREEDPAAHWTCDGSPEFTLEAADKTDRGTEIILHIAEDSTEFLEENRISELLSKYNKFMPVPIKFGTNEINDPEFTPATTKDEDGKETTEPHKKITVDNIINNPTPAWTKQPADLEEEDYKSFYSELYPSQFEDPLFNIHLNVDYPFNLTGILYFPKMSNDMQIQKDKIQLYQNQVYVTDNVEGIVPEFLTMLRGVIDSPDIPLNVSRSYLQADGAVKKISSYITRKVADKLKSLFNSNREDFEAKWSDIKLVIEYGMLSEDKFFEKADAFALYPTVDGAHYTYEELFNKIKANQTDKDGKLVILYASNKDAQHSYIESAKAKGYEVLLLDSPIVSHLIQKLESSKENITFARVDGDHVSNLIKKDETTISKLDEEQTKVLDALLKEVIPAEKFTVQLESMDSSESPFTITQPEFMRRMKEMQATGGGGMQMFGNMPEMYNLIVNTNSDLVSDILATEVKETQERLITQSLDLARLSQGLLKGEELTNFIKRSYEMIK; this is translated from the coding sequence ATGACAAAAGGAAGTATTAATGTATCGGTAGAGAATATCTTTCCGCTTATTAAAAAATTCTTATATAGCGATCACGAAATTTTTCTACGTGAGCTTATTAGTAACGGTACCGACGCCACTTTAAAATTAAAACACTTAACGAGTATTGGCGAATCTAAAGCTGAATACGGTAACCCTAAAATTGAAGTTAAAATTGATAAAGAAGGAAAAAAACTTCATATTATCGATCAAGGTTTAGGTATGAGTGCAGACGAGGTTGAAAAATACATTAACCAAGTTGCTTTTTCTGGAGCTGAAGAGTTTTTAGATAAATATAAAGATTCTGCTAAAGATTCTGGAATTATCGGTCATTTTGGTTTAGGGTTTTACTCTGCTTTTATGGTAGCCGAAAAAGTTGAAATTATCACTAAATCTCACAGAGAGGAAGATCCTGCTGCACATTGGACTTGCGATGGCTCTCCAGAATTCACTCTAGAAGCTGCTGATAAAACAGATCGTGGAACAGAAATTATTCTTCATATTGCAGAAGATTCTACAGAATTTTTAGAAGAAAATAGAATTTCTGAATTACTTTCTAAGTATAACAAGTTTATGCCTGTGCCAATTAAATTTGGAACTAATGAAATAAACGATCCAGAGTTTACCCCTGCAACAACTAAAGATGAAGATGGTAAAGAAACTACCGAACCTCACAAAAAAATTACGGTTGATAACATTATAAACAACCCTACTCCAGCCTGGACAAAACAACCGGCTGATTTAGAAGAAGAAGATTATAAAAGTTTCTACAGTGAATTATACCCATCTCAATTTGAAGACCCTTTATTCAACATTCACTTAAATGTAGATTACCCGTTCAATTTAACAGGAATTTTATACTTCCCGAAAATGTCGAACGATATGCAAATACAAAAGGATAAAATTCAATTGTATCAAAACCAAGTTTACGTTACAGATAACGTAGAAGGTATTGTACCAGAATTTTTGACTATGTTACGCGGTGTTATCGATTCTCCAGATATTCCATTAAACGTATCACGTTCTTACCTACAGGCCGATGGTGCTGTAAAAAAGATTTCGTCTTACATTACTAGAAAAGTAGCCGATAAATTAAAATCTTTATTCAATTCAAACCGTGAAGATTTTGAAGCTAAATGGAGCGATATTAAACTTGTTATTGAATACGGAATGCTTTCTGAAGATAAATTCTTCGAAAAAGCAGATGCCTTTGCATTATACCCAACCGTAGATGGTGCTCATTATACTTACGAGGAGTTATTCAATAAAATTAAAGCAAACCAAACTGATAAAGACGGTAAGTTAGTTATACTTTATGCTTCTAATAAAGATGCACAACACAGCTATATCGAATCTGCAAAAGCTAAAGGTTACGAGGTTTTATTGTTAGATTCTCCAATTGTATCTCACTTAATTCAAAAACTAGAAAGCAGCAAAGAGAACATCACATTTGCTCGTGTTGATGGAGACCATGTTAGCAATTTAATTAAGAAAGATGAAACAACAATTTCTAAATTAGATGAAGAACAAACTAAAGTTTTAGATGCTTTATTAAAAGAAGTTATCCCTGCAGAAAAATTCACAGTTCAATTAGAATCTATGGATAGTAGCGAATCTCCATTCACTATTACGCAACCAGAATTTATGCGTAGAATGAAAGAAATGCAAGCTACAGGTGGCGGAGGTATGCAAATGTTCGGTAACATGCCAGAAATGTACAACCTTATTGTTAACACAAACTCAGATTTAGTTAGCGATATTTTAGCAACCGAAGTTAAAGAAACTCAAGAGCGTTTAATTACGCAAAGTTTAGATTTAGCACGCCTTTCTCAAGGTTTATTAAAAGGTGAAGAATTAACAAACTTTATTAAACGTAGCTACGAAATGATTAAGTAA
- a CDS encoding uracil-DNA glycosylase family protein — MFKHRHPYQPFINEDTTKLIVGTLPPPRFSTGDLLEKDVDFCYGSYYNSLWLYINKIHGLGLRFDNSEAAIEERKQFLIAHKIGVCDIVDCCERDKIDASDLGMKSIVLRDVVGYLKKFPNIDTLLFTGGNSKNGPEYFFRKHIRDYGLKLELISNEVPRIHEFEMPNDHIEGEGKRVVKTVSLTSSSGSANRAIGSMALYKQLKQSDSNFNTFDFRVMQYREFF, encoded by the coding sequence GTGTTTAAACATCGGCATCCATACCAACCTTTTATTAATGAAGATACTACAAAGCTGATAGTGGGCACATTACCGCCACCGCGATTCTCAACAGGAGATCTTTTGGAGAAAGATGTAGACTTCTGTTATGGTAGTTATTACAATTCGCTTTGGTTGTACATTAATAAAATACATGGTTTAGGCTTGCGTTTCGATAATTCGGAAGCGGCTATTGAAGAACGAAAGCAATTTTTGATTGCTCATAAAATAGGCGTTTGTGATATTGTAGATTGTTGCGAACGCGACAAGATTGATGCATCGGATTTAGGTATGAAAAGCATAGTCTTGCGCGATGTTGTTGGTTATTTAAAAAAGTTCCCGAATATTGATACACTTTTGTTTACTGGCGGAAATAGCAAAAACGGACCCGAATATTTTTTCAGGAAACACATAAGAGATTATGGTTTGAAGTTAGAATTGATTTCTAATGAAGTTCCTAGAATTCATGAATTTGAAATGCCTAATGATCATATTGAAGGTGAAGGTAAGCGTGTAGTTAAAACAGTATCCTTAACGTCGTCTTCTGGTTCTGCTAATCGTGCTATTGGGAGTATGGCGTTATACAAACAGTTAAAGCAGAGTGATTCGAATTTTAATACTTTTGATTTTCGAGTGATGCAGTATCGCGAGTTTTTTTAA
- a CDS encoding VOC family protein — MKIEEITLFTNQIKKQKLFYQEVMDFDLVFNSEEKITFKTGKSLLSFEYKEPVNSAHFAFNIPSNKIDEALLWLQNRVAILPDGENLISNFESWNAKAIYFYDADNNIVEFIARKDLNQNSVEQFSAKEIISISEIAMVTTNISPLYEAISRIKPISIFDGNINRFCALGNHDGLFILINKTVKTWHPTGEPVHTADFVIKGDYNFKYIDGEVLST; from the coding sequence ATGAAAATTGAGGAAATTACTTTATTCACTAACCAAATTAAAAAACAAAAATTGTTTTATCAAGAGGTTATGGACTTCGATTTAGTTTTTAATTCCGAAGAAAAAATAACCTTTAAAACCGGTAAAAGTCTTTTGAGTTTTGAATATAAAGAGCCGGTGAATTCGGCACATTTTGCTTTCAATATTCCATCGAACAAAATTGATGAGGCTTTATTATGGTTGCAAAATCGTGTCGCTATTTTACCAGATGGTGAAAACCTGATTTCTAATTTTGAAAGTTGGAATGCAAAAGCTATTTATTTCTATGATGCCGATAATAATATTGTAGAATTTATAGCAAGAAAGGATTTGAATCAAAATTCTGTCGAGCAATTTTCAGCAAAAGAAATTATTTCAATAAGTGAAATCGCTATGGTTACTACAAATATTTCTCCCTTGTATGAAGCGATTTCTAGAATAAAGCCTATTTCTATTTTCGATGGAAATATTAATCGGTTTTGTGCTTTAGGTAATCATGATGGTTTGTTTATTTTAATTAACAAAACTGTTAAAACTTGGCATCCAACAGGTGAGCCTGTGCATACCGCAGATTTTGTGATTAAAGGCGATTACAACTTTAAGTATATAGACGGAGAAGTCTTATCAACTTAA
- a CDS encoding pseudouridine synthase, protein MTENSTEHKHFAIYKPYGFLSQFYSNSTQQKRKRFLGELDDFPEGIMAIGRLDEKSEGLLLLTTDGKMSDFVNSQKVEKEYYAQVDGDITEEAVAKLRAGVEIGFDGKKYQTKPCKAFKLDTIPDVPVAQQKIRDDRHGPTTWVSITLNEGKFRQVRKMTSAVGFPTLRLVRVRVGNLGINAMQAGDVIEHSTFALR, encoded by the coding sequence ATGACTGAAAATAGTACAGAGCATAAACATTTTGCCATTTACAAACCTTACGGGTTTTTGAGTCAGTTTTACAGTAATTCTACTCAACAGAAACGTAAACGGTTTTTAGGAGAGTTGGATGATTTTCCTGAAGGTATTATGGCTATTGGTCGTTTGGATGAAAAATCGGAAGGTTTATTGTTGCTAACTACCGATGGTAAAATGAGCGATTTTGTAAATAGTCAAAAAGTTGAAAAGGAATATTATGCGCAAGTTGATGGGGATATTACAGAGGAAGCTGTTGCGAAATTACGTGCTGGTGTAGAAATTGGTTTTGATGGTAAAAAGTACCAAACCAAACCTTGTAAGGCTTTTAAATTAGATACTATTCCAGATGTACCGGTTGCGCAACAGAAGATAAGAGATGATAGACATGGCCCAACCACTTGGGTATCTATTACTTTAAACGAGGGAAAGTTTAGACAGGTTAGAAAAATGACTTCGGCTGTTGGATTTCCTACGTTACGATTGGTACGTGTTCGGGTAGGAAACCTTGGTATAAATGCTATGCAAGCTGGCGATGTTATAGAACATAGCACATTTGCCCTGCGTTAG
- a CDS encoding 30S ribosomal protein THX, producing MGRGDKKTKRGKINRGTFGARRPRIKKKPSIETQIDISRKAKVK from the coding sequence ATGGGTAGAGGAGATAAAAAAACAAAACGCGGCAAAATAAACAGAGGAACTTTTGGAGCACGCAGACCGCGCATAAAAAAGAAACCATCTATTGAAACTCAAATAGACATCTCAAGAAAAGCAAAAGTTAAATAA
- the yaaA gene encoding peroxide stress protein YaaA, translating into MKLVISPAKSLDLETELPSKTYTEGAFLKLADRLNKVLKKKSAKNLSELMSISATLGQLNYERNQDWELPFTAENARPAVYAFNGDVYRGLDAYNLPEEKVTTMQNTVRILSGLYGVLKPLDLIQPYRLEMGTKLPVASHKNLYEFWKKDIVKALNEELEDDELFLNLASNEYFKAIDKKALKVPVVTANFKEFKNGAYKIISFYAKEARGLMARYVIDTNAQTVDDLKGFNYGGYGFSEELSKDNDLIFTR; encoded by the coding sequence ATGAAATTAGTAATATCACCAGCAAAATCGTTGGATCTGGAAACAGAATTACCATCAAAAACATATACAGAAGGGGCGTTTTTAAAACTAGCAGACCGCTTAAATAAAGTGCTTAAAAAGAAATCTGCAAAAAACTTATCTGAGCTTATGAGTATTTCTGCAACGCTTGGACAGTTAAACTACGAGCGTAACCAAGATTGGGAATTACCCTTTACCGCAGAAAATGCACGTCCAGCCGTGTACGCTTTTAATGGCGATGTCTATCGTGGTTTAGATGCTTATAATTTACCAGAAGAAAAAGTAACAACTATGCAAAACACAGTGCGTATACTTTCTGGATTATATGGTGTTTTAAAACCGCTAGACTTAATACAACCTTATCGTTTAGAAATGGGAACTAAGTTGCCTGTTGCAAGTCATAAAAATCTTTACGAATTTTGGAAAAAAGATATTGTAAAAGCTTTAAATGAAGAGCTGGAAGATGATGAATTATTTTTAAATTTAGCTAGTAATGAGTATTTTAAGGCTATCGATAAAAAGGCTTTGAAAGTACCTGTAGTTACGGCTAACTTTAAGGAATTTAAAAATGGAGCTTATAAAATTATTTCTTTTTACGCTAAGGAAGCTCGTGGTCTAATGGCGCGTTATGTTATAGATACCAACGCACAAACCGTAGACGATTTAAAAGGGTTTAATTATGGTGGTTACGGTTTTAGTGAAGAGCTGTCTAAAGACAACGATTTAATTTTTACTAGGTAA
- a CDS encoding FKBP-type peptidyl-prolyl cis-trans isomerase, protein MKNTFLLALTLLFITSCSKTEDFVDYSAENDLEIQAYIAANDINAEKSSTGLYYTIDEQGTGEKPVLDDRVKVAYKGYLTDGTVFDENTEGYDTYLQNLIYGWLEGLQYFNEGGKGTLIIPAHLGYGSTTSGSIPAGSVIIFDIELIYVNYKTENDQEILQYLTDNELNAEKSESGLYYIIEELGNGIQPTSADNVTVAYSGYYTNGTLFDESDTSGVSFNLEQVIAGWTEGITYFKEGGTGKLLIPAHLGYGNYYFNGIPAGSVLIFDINLISVN, encoded by the coding sequence ATGAAAAACACATTCTTATTGGCATTAACATTGCTATTTATTACGTCATGTAGCAAAACAGAAGATTTTGTAGATTACTCTGCAGAAAACGATTTAGAAATCCAAGCCTACATAGCTGCTAACGATATAAACGCTGAAAAAAGTAGTACTGGTTTATACTATACAATAGACGAACAAGGCACAGGTGAAAAACCCGTTTTAGATGACCGTGTAAAAGTAGCTTACAAAGGTTACTTAACCGATGGTACCGTTTTCGACGAAAACACCGAAGGATACGATACTTACCTACAAAACTTAATATACGGTTGGTTAGAAGGTTTACAGTATTTCAATGAGGGAGGCAAAGGCACACTAATCATACCTGCTCATTTAGGATATGGTAGTACCACATCTGGCAGTATACCAGCAGGTTCGGTAATTATTTTTGACATCGAATTAATTTACGTGAATTACAAAACCGAAAACGACCAAGAAATTTTACAATATCTTACAGACAACGAATTAAACGCCGAAAAATCCGAAAGTGGCTTGTATTACATTATCGAAGAGTTAGGTAACGGAATCCAACCTACATCTGCAGATAATGTAACTGTGGCTTACAGTGGCTATTACACTAATGGAACACTCTTTGATGAAAGTGATACTTCGGGTGTTTCATTCAACCTAGAACAAGTTATTGCTGGTTGGACAGAAGGGATAACCTACTTTAAGGAAGGTGGAACAGGCAAACTTTTAATACCTGCACATTTAGGATATGGAAACTATTACTTCAACGGTATCCCCGCAGGATCTGTGCTAATTTTTGACATTAATCTTATTTCGGTAAACTAA